AGTTGGATGTATGGACCCACAGATGAAGGTTTATTCCAGATGGTTCCTCGGTAGGCACGATTTCTGTAGCAACAGTCACTTCCTCCCTGTAGGCCATCtatctctgcctctctccaatATGCCCCGCAAAAGAGACAGCCTACACTTCCTTCCCAGGCTCCGCTGGCAGTTTCCCTTTCTGCCGAAAATATTCGTCTTCTGCCAGCGCAGTTTCTTTCAGAGGACATCGCTCACGACTCCTGTTTCCTTGCAGAAGATTGACTCATGAAGATAGTTGAGCCACTGATCGCGAGTGCGCATATCCCTGAAGCCAAGCAAGTAGATATTCAGTACAATGTATGACCTGCCGAACAAAACTTTTCGCGTACCGAGCACAATACACAGTTCCGatcgctctcttttcgcgTATAGCAAAACATCTGTCGTCGACGGTTTCCACCGGAACCATGATGTCCTGTATGTCGTACTCCTTTTCTACATTCTGATGACGGCAAGCTTTCCCGCATGAAGTTGTTTTGATACATACAAAGCACCTACAATTCCACTGTAGATGAGAAGCTTGTCGCGGGATAACTGCCCGACAGTCAATATCTTTGCGTCCGCATCACTTGTGTCAAGAATCATTTCAAGCAGACCTCGGTGTCCTATAATGCAGTAGAGCAGAACATAGTGTAGAGTGAGATTGTTCAAGAGCATAGAAACCGCACCTTCGCCGCAGACCCTCATAGCCTGCTTGCCGGCATCGTCATCCGTGTTTTCTTGTTTGAACGAAAGTTTCATGATTCCATCAGCCCAGCCATTCCTTGCTTGTTCGTTTAGCACTTGAGAAATGGCGGGCACTCTCTCCCCATCAACGTTCGGCTGGCTTTGTGCCCATATTGAGGGGGCGACCAGAAGGGCAGCGCTAAAGTAGATAGGGGCCTGTAGATGCTTCATTGTGGTTTATGTTATCAAAGCACACCTGCTCCCTAGAGGGTCGAGTAGTTGTAGCTAAGAGAAACATAAAGGTGACACCAAAAAGCTACCACAGCGCAGTGATGTGCcgcgctgtctgtacacaaGAGACGCCCATGCCCATCCACTACTAACCACAATGTTGTACGCATTTTTCCTACGAGAATGAGACTATGTAGCTTTCAGGCGGTTGTATTTCCCTAAATGTCTCAGCTTTGCTAATGAAGGACAGATACTCATTTGAGTGTGTGACTGGCTGAGGTCTACCTACACAACGATGTGCCAAGAGGCATCCCAGATTACCCTGAAAATCGTTTCTATACTAATAGGTTGTGTTCAGTTTGCTCTACTTCTACAATAATTACCAATTTCCGTCTGAGGCAGAGGAACGGGGAGTGCTCAGCAGCTGGCAGCAATTCGGAAACTGCACAGTGTTTCGTATCAGCGCCCTTTTTCTGCAACTGACCAAACCACATGTGACGAGCATATCATAGTACTAATTGCGGCACCGCAACAGTCCGCTTGCTTTTCAGTGGTTGAAATCGCTCCTAATGTGGCTGTTTTATGTGCAGTGTCAGTTAGACCGTCATAAAATTTGCTCATTACAAAGAACTTGCTGGCGCAGTACACTGCCAAGAGATAATATACGAAGAAAATGGCCAGCTTTCACAAAGTTTCACATTGACATGACCACCTCAGAACTTCGCCACGATATTTTGTCTCTACACGTATTCAATCGTTGCTGGTACTTGTTTCCCGCGGTCAACCTCAAGTATCTTTTTAAGGTCCGTAACCTTGCCCCAGCGAACAATCGTCCATTGCACAGGGTCTGCATAATCGGGAAGCCTATCCGAGGGAGCAAAAGTCGGCTCCAACTTGGTAGGATCTAAACCTTCCCCAGTTGCGTTTGGCGTTCTCGCCACCAGCGTTGCGCGCACCACGTGCAGAGCGGCATTGAGCTTCGGCGCATTGGTCGAA
This Toxoplasma gondii ME49 chromosome VIII, whole genome shotgun sequence DNA region includes the following protein-coding sequences:
- a CDS encoding hypothetical protein (encoded by transcript TGME49_273040~Signal peptide predicted by SignalP 2.0 HMM (probability 0.983) with cleavage site probability 0.891 at residue 22) produces the protein MKHLQAPIYFSAALLVAPSIWAQSQPNVDGERVPAISQVLNEQARNGWADGIMKLSFKQENTDDDAGKQAMRVCGEGHRGLLEMILDTSDADAKILTVGQLSRDKLLIYSGINVEKEYDIQDIMVPVETVDDRCFAIREKRAIGTVYCARDMRTRDQWLNYLHESIFCKETGVKGKLPAEPGKEVEEVTVATEIVPTEEPSGINLHLADSPLGKPRIVINGLTIQEMEGLQQRRAVSDVLPQPPHPSISDFPNPLADNDPESPNTLNSEGDPKTAQELAAVHEAMAEQKEIPLTDERVPKAGYAVHQMGRE